NNNNNNNNNNNNNNNNNNNNNNNNNNNNNNNNNNNNNNNNNNNNNNNNNNNNNNNNNNNNNNNNNNNNNNNNNNNNNNNNNNNNNNNNNNNNNNNNNNNNNNNNNNNNNNNNNNNNNNNNNNNNNNNNNNNNNNNNNNNNNNNNNNNNNNNNNNNNNNNNNNNNNNNNNNNNNNNNNNNNNNNNNNNNNNNNNNNNNNNNNNNNNNNNNNNNNNNNNNNNNNNNAATCCTCCGAGAAAGCCTCGGCGCCCTCGAAGATCAGGTGAATCGTCGACAcagacagcagcacgcccGTTGCAGCGGACTTCGCCACGGAGAACACATACGGGTATCTCACGAGAGAAGGGATGCACTTGCCGAGAATCGGAATCGCAGTGCCGAGGAGCGACACGAAGAGAATCAGGAACAGCGCGCCGACATGCAGGCCAAGTGAGTAGGCCCCGGTGAAGCCCCTGCACAGCGAGTGCTCTGTCTCTCCAACGTTGGCAGTGCTCGAGCCGTCGGCGTTGAgcggcgcagacacacgATACCCGAGCGCCATCAGGTACCTTGTGCTCGCCTCCACGCTCAGTTTCGCCGTCTCCATGGTTGCTGAAACGGTAGCTGTGGAGGTGTGGCACTGGAAAAAGCTGAAGCGGGCTAGAGAGGGAGGTGCGGTGAGCTAACTGAacggcttcggcggcggGATGGATGCAAGTGTACACTACAGCGTTGGTGCGTCGGCGATGGAAAGGTAGGGTGATGATCGTGAGTGAGAGAAACAGAAAGCACCAAAGACGTATGAGACTCAGGTGATCCCAAAGCTATTACACATCATCGAAGGTGCGCACGACAAGCGTGTAACGACctgtgcgtggcggcgggtCGCTTCCGCAGCATAGCCGGCTAGCAAATCGCAAGATGGCGGCTCTTGATTGCTCTCCGTTGGCTCTCGCGCACCGCAGAGCGTTACAACGGTGTCGCAGGGTCGGCAAATCGGCATATAGAAGAGCAAAATCTGTATACTTAACGTAATATGTCATGAGTGAAACACCCATAGCAGTGGGCTCAGCACTACTCAGCAGCCTCCACGGGATGCACCGTCGGCTGCCACATCTCAAATGCCCGTcagcacccacacacacatacacatacgcacgcacgcacacctacAGAgtcgcacggcagcagcaccagtcGCGGAGAGCGCATCAGAGGTTGAGCAAAGAATAACGGTCTTGTCTTGCATTTGGGCGTGTGCCCTCAGCGTCAGCGATCCATTAGTGTCTCATCATGCCGGCTCTAGCAAACACAGATATACACATACGCacgaacgcacgcacacctacAGAGTCGCActtctgcggcgccgcagcgcaccaaTCCTTCACAGACGCTGGACTCTTGATAGGCATGAGAGGAGTCGACAGCAACGACTAATCAGGGAGAGAAAGGTGGAAAAGAGGTCTGAAAGTAGCGAGGGcgacgtggaggcgctgtAATGTGCCATACCAAGAGAGGCACTTTATGTGCCAGGGCTCAGGAAGATGCACAGTCACCGGGCGGCTGCGCACAGTGACGGTATTCTGATAGAGATGCGCGTCTGCAtatgcgcagcagcaccacatgGAGTAGCACACTCTGCTTCACCGGCTTCAAGCCATGGCGAAGTCCACCAAAAGAGTGGCGTAGGCTGATCAAACCTTCGCACGGTTTTGTGTCGCTTTTTCATTGTTTGACGCTGCCTCGAATGCCTGCATCCAAAGTCGGCCGAacgtgcgtgctgcacgaTCCGGTCCACCTTCGAAGCTGGTCTGAGGATGGGGAGGGAAATCACGAAgatgcacacaaacagaagtaggcgggggaggcgggggcaGTTGCATAGAAGGAGgtcacacccacacacggTACAATTGTCCGTTATGGAGACGCTCGTTTTACAGAATGCAAGCACTTCTTCGTTGCAGCCTTTTCTCTCGTATTCATCGTCCTCGTGTCCCCGCAGTGGATGGCGGCGAGCACCTctgacacacacgcgtggaAAGGGTGCGGAGGAAAAGACACACAAGTTGTTCATCTTTGTAGAAAAGTTGTTAGACTGAATCGAGTGACAAGAGACAAATAGGGGGAGGGTGACACACAATACGCGAGCGATACGGAAGGAAACAAGGGCACCACGACACAGGCTAAGAAAACGAGGGGGGAAGGCGGAGGGTAGAGGGGAACACACACGAAACGGACGAATCGGGCAGAGACAccgtccttctctcttcctcacaTGCGCGCATatagagacacacgcacacgctaGCACACGGAGTCTAGAGCCACGTCTCTCATTTCGCTGCATCACCCAatgaagagagaaggcaaagcaaaagaagaaacaacGAAACGGAGGTGGCGATTTGTTGTTGTGCCTTCGCGCACAGGCTCCCGGAGCGTCCGCGTACGTGGGTGCGGGACacgccgtgtgtgtgtatacgCATTTCCCGTGAGTGCGTGAGtaacacacacgcacacacgcagaatAGTGATCGGAAACATACAACAGCGAACATCGCAGACCGCGTAGAGCATGCTGCAGGGGGCTCGGACCTCTCATGCcaagcacatacacaccaAAAAGGGAccggaaaacaaaaagattAACGGAGCACATGCGCTCTCATTGACATCGAAGACACACAATCGAATGAAAAGGCGAAAACACCTCagcccttcctccctcaccgccAGCCCATGGCCCCACTACCTTTAGCACTAACGACTGCGACCTCCAGGAAATGCACGACAGGCGCACACTTGCCGGACAGCAGACTGGCAgatgtgcgtctgtgtcggTGCCTGCCAAGCAGAAGAGAGGAACGGGATCGAGAGCACACCAAGGACCTGCAACGGGGGAGgcaggaagaagaagagatCGAATACGCACTTACAGAAAAACAGGAAGAGTCAGTGAAGTGGACTGCGCATCCAAAACTGATGTTCTCTAGCTGCTGTCCCCTGAAGGGGTTGGGCTACGTAAGCTATGGGGGAGTAAGCCTTCTCCGCTTTCGGGCCTCTCGGTCACGCCAGCGGCAATGTCGTCAATCAACATCACGTCAGACACAAGCCCTGAGAAACACGCGCCAACCAACACAGAGGGCAGAAGCAAAGGGCTGCTGTCGTTGTCGAGTGTCACGCACTCACCAATGAGCACGCGACGCAGAGGCTGAAGAAAACAGCAGGCACACCGCGATACTCTGATccgacgggcagcggcgcctacAGCCAGTTGCCCACAAGCGCCATCAGCCCCATACCCACCCACAGAGACACAAACAGCATGATCTTCTTCACCGTGCGGTGCCCCTGCCCATCGCAGCAGTAGTGCTTCACATCGGCCACAAAGTCAccaagcagcagcgtgaaggCGAGGTACAGCAGGATGCCGCCGCACAGCGTGTCCAGTACAGCAACAACAGTggcgaagccgctgccggacaTCGCAGACGGCGACACGGACACGGCAATcgcggcagctgccatgCCAGCTGGCGCGCTGAGGGANNNNNNNNNNNNNNNNNNNNNNNNNNNNNNNNNNNNNNNNNNNNNNNNNNNNNNNNNNNNNNNNNNNNNNNNNNNNNNNNNNNNNNNNNNNNNNNNNNNACGCCAGCGGCAATGTCGTCAATCAACATCACGTCAGACACAAGCCCTGAGAAACACGCGCCAACCAACACAGAGGGCAGAAGCAAAGGGCTGCTGTCGTTGTCGAGTGTCACGCACTCACCAATGAGCACGCGACGCAGAGGCTGAAGAAAACAGCAGGCACACCGCGATACTCTGATccgacgggcagcggcgcctacAGCCAGTTGCCCACAAGCGCCATCAGCCCCATACCCACCCACAGAGACACAAACAGCATGATCTTCTTCACCGTGCGGTGCCCCTGCCCATCGCAGCAGTAGTGCTTCACATCGGCCACAAAGTCAccaagcagcagcgtgaaggCGAGGTACAGCAGGATGCCGCCGCACAGCGTGTCCAGTACAGCAACAACAGTggcgaagccgctgccggacaTCGCAGACGGCGACACGGACACGGCAATcgcggcagctgccatgCCAGCTGGCGCGCTGAGGGAGAACACAAGGGCAAGAACAACATCCAGGGTGGCCGAAAACTTGGCGTCCACGAGACGCGACCCAACCGCCATGCCCTCGAACAGCTGGTGAAACACAAGCGCCACAAGCAGCGGCTTCAGCTCACTGTCTTTCTTGAGCCCGACATCCAGGCCCACAAACACGCTGTGCAGCGTCACACCGAACTCCATGCACACGGCGGAGATCACGCAGCGGAGGTAACCCATGTCCCGTGGTGGCGCCACTGACAGATGTTGGTGCCCGTGAGCAGCGGGCTCATCGCAGTGATGGTGTTGCACCGGGTGCtccggcgacagcgccaccagcggcacctcACAATCATCCAACGCAGCGACGGGCACCGTCGTCTGTGCACCGCTCTTCAAACTCGTGCTCTTACGTTCATCGGCCAAAGGCCCATCCGCCGGTGCTAGGCCCGAGGTGACGCCGGCGTCCACATCAGGGGAGAGCCCGCAGcactcgccgtcgcccttGCTTTCCGCCTtggccgcctctgcctctctcttcagCTTGGCCTTCATCCAGCGCTCAGCGATGTCCGCCAGCTGCATGTCCAGCGcctgcatcagcagcacagcaATCAGGGCAAGCAAGAAGTACAGCGGCCCGTAACTCTTCAGCACGGCAGGGATGCAATCCTCCGAGAAAGCCTCGGCGCCCTCGAAGATCAGGTGAATCGTCGACAcagacagcagcacgcccGTTGCAGCGGACTTCGCCACGGAGAACACATACGGGTATCTCACGAGAGAAGGGATGCACTTGCCGAGAATCGGAATCGCAGTGCCGAGGAGCGACACGAAGAGAATCAGGAACAGCGCGCCGACATGCAGGCCAAGTGAGTAGGCCCCGGTGAAGCCCCTGCACAGCGAGTGCTCTGTCTCTCCAACGTTGGCAGTGCTCGAGCCGTCGGCGTTGAgcggcgcagacacacgATACCCGAGCGCCATCAGGTACCTTGTGCTCGCCTCCACGCTCAGTTTCGCCGTCTCCATGGTTNNNNNNNNNNNNNNNNNNNNNNNNNNNNNNNNNNNNNNNNNNNNNNNNNNNNNNNNNNNNNNNNNNNNNNNNNNNNNNNNNNNNNNNNNNNNNNNNNNNGAAGATCAGGTGAATCGTCGACAcagacagcagcacgcccGTTGCAGCGGACTTCGCCACGGAGAACACATACGGGTATCTCACGAGAGAAGGGATGCACT
This window of the Leishmania donovani BPK282A1 complete genome, chromosome 31 genome carries:
- a CDS encoding iron/zinc transporter protein-like protein; translation: METAKLSVEASTRYLMALGYRVSAPLNADGSSTANVGETEHSLCRGFTGAYSLGLHVGALFLILFVSLLGTAIPILGKCIPSLVRYPYVFSVAKSAATGVLLSVSTIHLIFEGAEAFSED
- a CDS encoding iron/zinc transporter protein-like protein, producing METAKLSVEASTRYLMALGYRVSAPLNADGSSTANVGETEHSLCRGFTGAYSLGLHVGALFLILFVSLLGTAIPILGKCIPSLVRYPYVFSVAKSAATGVLLSVSTIHLIFEGAEAFSEDCIPAVLKSYGPLYFLLALIAVLLMQALDMQLADIAERWMKAKLKREAEAAKAESKGDGECCGLSPDVDAGVTSGLAPADGPLADERKSTSLKSGAQTTVPVAALDDCEVPLVALSPEHPVQHHHCDEPAAHGHQHLSVAPPRDMGYLRCVISAVCMEFGVTLHSVFVGLDVGLKKDSELKPLLVALVFHQLFEGMAVGSRLVDAKFSATLDVVLALVFSLSAPAGMAAAAIAVSVSPSAMSGSGFATVVAVLDTLCGGILLYLAFTLLLGDFVADVKHYCCDGQGHRTVKKIMLFVSLWVGMGLMALVGNWL